DNA sequence from the Halococcus salsus genome:
GACGACAGCCCGCCGGCCGACCTCAACTGGTTCCGTCGGCTGCCGCTCTCGTGGTACTTCGAGGCCGACGGCGCGGTGTCGAACAGCACCGACGACGCCGCCGCGTTCGACCGACTGGTCCGGGGCGAGGACCGCCCGCCGATCGTGGTCGCGTTCGGCGAGACGGACTCGTGCGGGGAGTCCTACGCGAACGTGGCCGACATCGAGAGCTCGCTTTCGGGCTACGAGCGCCACGAGGTCCAGCGCTTCTCCTACGACAGCGGCTGTACGATCTCCACGATGGAGATCTACGTCGACGAGAACGCGGTGAACTGAGTCAGTCGAGGTGTCCGTCCCGCTCGAGCAATCGCCGGAGCGCCACGCCTTCGAGTTTCGCGACGTACTCGCCGACGTCGGTGTCGGTGTCGAACCGATACATCGGGCTGTCGCCGACGTCTCGGGTCTGCTCGACGACGCCGAGTTCCCGTAGTTCGTCGATGTGGTCGTAGACGGTGCTGCGGGCGACGCCAGCGAGCCGCGCGATGTCGGTCACGTTGAGATCGGTATCCTCCTCGCCGAGCAGCGCGGCGAGGATCTTCACCCGCGCGCCGGACCCGAACAGATGGGTGAGCGGCGTGTCGTCGGCGTAGGGTTCCGTTTCGGTGTGGAGCTCCGTGGCCATAACACGTGGTTTGCCGTGCAACCTGCTAAGCGTTTTGCTTAGCAAACGGTAGTGTAGCTTGAAACGACACACTCATCCCCGATGGATATGATCGACGGACATGGAGGACTCGGAGATCAGGAACAGGGTCGTCGAGAAGCTGCTCCGAAAGCGGGTTGTCGGGTCGCACAAGAAGCGTGTCGATACCGTCACGAACTGGTTGCCGTCGCATGCACAGGGTCGTGGCGAGCAGCTGATCCGAGAGATGCTCGCGGACCGAAACGCCCCGCTCGAAGCCTACGGCGGGAGTCGGGACAACGTTCGATTGACGAGCGTTTCGGACGCCGTCGAATATCTCAAGGCCCACGACGGAAACGTCCCGTTCGGATTCGATTGATTCGGCCGTCAGTCGAGTTCGGTCACGAGCTCGTCGGCGACCCGCGCGCCGAGGCCCGATTTGTCGCCGTCGTACTCCCTGACGCCGTTCTCGCGAACCACGAGCGCGCGCGTTCGGTCGCTTCCCATCACGCTCGCGTCGTTGGCGACCACGAAGGCGAGGTCGACCCGTGAGAGCGTCTTCCGGGCCGCCGCGACCATCGCCTCGTCGTCGCCGCTCGTCTCCGTCTTGAACCCGACTATCGGGAGGTCCGGGTGGGATTCACGGACCGAATCGAGCACCTTCGGGGTGGGTTCGAGGTCGAGGGTCAGCCCTTCCCGACCCGAGCGGATCTTCTCGGCACTGGCCTCGACGGTGTAGTCGCCGATCGCCGCCGCCGAGACCAGCGCGTCGGCGTTCTCGGCCGCTCCCTCGACGGCAGCTAGCATCTCGGCGGCGCTCTCGACGGGTTCGACGTCGGCGGAGGAGACCTCGGGCCCGTCGTGGACGAGGGTGACGTTCGCGCCGCGGATGTAGCACGCCCGCGCGACGGCCCGCCCCGTTTTTCCCGAGGATCGGTTCGTGAGCGTTCGCACCGGGTCGATGGCCTCCGAGGTGGGGCCGCTGGTGACCACGACGCGCCGACCTGCGAGCGGGTGGTCGTTCGCGGCGCGGGCGGTCGCGAGCGCGATGGCGTCGATCGAAGCGATCTTGGCCTTGCCCTCCTCGATCCGCGGCGGGACGAACGAGACCCCCCACGACTCGACCCGGTCGATGGCCTCGGCCACGCCGGGGTGGTCGTACATCGGCTCGTGCATCGCGGGCGCGACCACGACCGGGAGGCCCGCCCCGAGCGCCGTCGTCGCGGTCGTCGTCACGGGGGTGTCGTCGATCGCGGCCGCCATCTTCCCGACCGTGTTCGCGGTCGCGGGGGCGACCAGGAGGACGTCCGCCCAGCCGTCGCGACCGCAGAGGTCGACGTGTTCGATCCGACCCGTGATCTCCGTCACGACCGGATTCTCGGTCGCGAACTCGACCGCCCACGGGTGGACGATTCCCTGTGCACTCTCGGTCATCACCGCTCGCACCGTGGCCCCGCGCCGCCGGAGCTCGTGGGCGAGTTCCACGGTCTTCACCGCCGCGATCGACCCCGAGACCCCGAGCGCGACGTTCGCTCCTTCGAGCATCACCCGAGTCTCCGGTCGCCGGCGGGTTATACTGTCGGTCGTGACGCGGCGGTGAACAGCCGGTGCGGTGGCGGTTGGGATGATGCGGCGGTGCGATGCGGATGCTGTGGCGCGCGCACGCGGTCGTGCGCGAACGGACGTGAGCGTGCGAGCGCGAATCGGCGTGTGAGGGATGAGCACCGTAGGGAGTGAGCGAAGTGAACGACTGAGGAGCGCAGTCGGCTGGGGAGGCGTGTGGTTATCGCGGGGCGTGGCGGTGCGGAGAAGTGAGCGGCCCTTTTTAGTCCAGGTTTTTGGCGACCAGCGAGGGACCTTCGGTCCCTCGTGCCGTGCGAACGGGCGCTTCGCGCCCGTGAGCAGAGAGTGGTTAGCGAGCACAGCGAGCTAACCCGAGGAGTAAAAAAGTGGGTGCGGGAGGCGTGTGGCCTGTGCGGGGCGGTAGCGGGGCGGCGGCGGTTCTCATTTGTACCGGGCGAGTGGCGGTCGCGGGACGGTAGCGGTGCGGTATCGCCCACAGAATCGGTTAACGAGATAACGTCAATACGAAAACCGATGAGGTTGTCCCGGACTTCCCCAGCAACGCGGGTCGAAAGCCGCGCGTTTCAGTTCGCCGTGTGAGAGTCAGAACCCGCGATTCCGGCCACGACGACGCCGGATCACGACGACCGTCCCGAGCAGGACCAGCGCGACGAGCGCCGCCGCGGCGAAGATGACCTTGGCCCAGCCGACGGTCGAGGAGAGCAGGCCGCCGGCGTCCCCGGTCTCGGGGGCGGCCGTATCAGCTTCCGAACCGTCCGATGCCGCCGTTCCCGGCTCGGCTCCCGGCCGTTCGGTGCTCTCGTCCGCGGCCGTCGACCCGTTGGCTCCCGCGGCGACCCCCGTGGCGTTCGAGCCGACGGACGTGGCCGCCGTCGCGTCGGTGGTGGCCGGTGTCGCCGTGCTCGTGGCGGCGCTCCCCGGAACGGTGGTCATCGTGCGCTGGACCGAGGGTGAGTCGCTGGCCGTCACGTTCGCCGGGCCGCCGTTGCCGCTGTCCGAGAGCGCGCCGAAGACCCCGAACGCCGTGAGGTTGGCCCCCGAGACGGTGCCGCCGTCGCTCGTCGCGCCCGGCACCCGTGACCAGCTTCCCTGGCTCGCGCGCCAGAGGGTGGCCGCACCGCCGCCCGCTCCGTCGTCCATCGTCAACGAGAGCGAGGAGTCACCGGCGGCGGCGAAGGCCTCGACGTAGGCCCCACGGTTCGCGGTGCCGGCGGGGAGCGCGGGCGGGTCGGTGATGGACCTGAACGCCACGTTCTGTGCGGTGAACGAGAGGGTGGCCGTCGAGAGTTCGAGGTTCGAGACCGTGTTCGGCCCGCGGTTACGCATCCCGTAGTAATCCCAGTTCGAGTTGTTGCGCGCGACGCTGTTCCGGACGGTGTTGTTCCCGCTCTCGCGCTCGAAGTGGATCCCCCACTTGTTCTGCACTGCGACAGCGTTTCGGACCGTGTTGTTGTGACTCATCCCGCCGACCGCGATCCCGATCGAGTTGTTGTACGCGGTGGTATCGATGACCCGGCTCTCACCCGATTGTGCGAGCGAGACCCCCGAGATGGTGCCGTTGGCGATGACGTCCCGAACCGTGCTCTCGTCGACACCGAGCAGGAACACCCCGACCGTCCACTCGTTCGCGTGGAGGCGCTCGACGGTGACGTTCGTGACCGGGGTCTGCGCGCCGTCGACCTCGACGCCGTGGCCCGTCCCGGTTCCCGTGACAGAGTGGCCCGCGCCGTCGAGGGTGACGTTTCCGCTCGTGACCTCGATACAGGCCTCGTCCTCGTCCGCGACGTCGCCCGTGACGTTCTCGGTGAGGACGTATCGTCCCGGGGTGTCGATGGTGGTACACGCGTTCACCGGGGTCGCGCCGGCGGGCTGTGCGCCCGCGAGACCGACCGGGGCGACGGCGAGGGCGAGGACGGCGAGCGCCGCGAGAACGACGGCGGCAAGGGTGCTCTGACTGCGGTTCGAACCGGCGGGGAGGGCGTTCATCAGCTACCGCGTCGGTTGTGAGCGAACCCCTATCTATTTCCCGATGTCGGCCGGGTGAGCGAAACCGTCGAACACGGCAACGCTTAGGCCCCCGGCGGTCGTGACTGAGCCGTGAACACCATCGATATCAGCACGGTCGTCTACCTCCCGCCGGAGGAGGTCTACGACGTGCTTATCGACTTTCCGCGGTATCCGCGCTACTCGGAGCACCTGCGTGGGGTCGACCGCCAGGGCGACGGCTCGGCGGGCACGACCTACGACCTCCACTTCGCGTGGTGGAAACTCACCTACACCGCGCGTTCGCGGGTCACCGACACCGACCCGCCCAACCGCATCGACTGGCGGGTCGTGAAGGACATCGACGCCAACGGCCACTGGGCGGTCGAGGAGCGCGAGCCGCCCGAGGGCCGCGAGCACGCCTCGACGGTCCACTTCCGGGTCGAGTACGACACGGACTCGGTGAACCCCTCGAACTTCGACCTCCCCCGACTGGTCTCGCTGTCGTGGGTGGTCGAGAAGGTCAAACCCGTCATCGAGCGCGAGGGCCAGCGGGTCGTCGAACGCGTCGTCGCCGACATCGAGGGCGAGCGCCGACCCGTCGACCTCGACATCGAGACGCGGTAGCCTCAGTGGGTGGGAACGCCCGAGAGCCCGATCACGAAGACGTGATAGAGCACGATACCGATGAAGAGAGCGTAGAACAACCCCCCGACCAGGAACGGGGCGGGGTGCATCGAGTCCGTGGTGTCCCGGCGCGCCCGAACGTAGAGGATCGCGGCGCTCACGAGCGCGAGCACGGCCGAGAGGGCGTTGAGGAAGCCAGTCGTCCCCCACTGGAGGGTGAGGTCCCAGGTGGTGAAGAGGATCCCGAGGGTCACTGGTAGGGTGCCCTGAAACGCCATCGCGCCGGTGATGTTCCCGAGCGCGAGGGTGTCCTTGTCGTCGGCGATCCAGATGATGCTGTTGAACTTCTCGGGGAGTTCCGTGGCGAACGGCGCGAGCAGGAGCGAGAGGATCGCGGCGGGGATCGAGACGACCTGGTTCGAGAAGTAGCTCACCTCGCCGACGAACAGCTGTGCGCCGCCGATGATCACCGCGAGCGCGATCAGGGTCTGGAGCCCGACGGTCCAGCCGGCGGGGTCCTCGCCGCGGCCGTCGTCGTCGGTGGCCGGATCGCCACCGAGGTGCTCGACGACCCGACCGAGATAGAGGGGGTCGAGTTCCTCCTCGCCCTCGACCATGTCGTCGGCGCTGATGGTGCGGTAGAGGTAGAGGCCGTACCAGAAGACCAGGAACGCGCCGATGACGACCGTCGCGATACCGGTGACGAACGCCGCGGCCACCGCGAGCACGTAGCCGACGAAGAAGAAGAAGAGGTCGCGCTGGGTGGACTCGTCGTTGACGTAGAACTCGCTGCCGTGGTCGCGCCGGCCACTGAAGACCAGCACGCTCACCCCGACGAGGAACATCGCGATCGTGGCGAGCAGGAACGGGGCCCCGAGGATCGCGCCCACCCCGATGTCGCTCGCGGACTCGCTGCCCTCGCCCGAGAGGTACGCGCCGAGGATGGCGATCACGGGGATGAGGGTCTCGGGGAGCGCGGTGCCGACCGCCGCGAGGACGCTCCCGGTGGCGCTGTCGCCGAGGCCGAGGTACTGGCCCAACCACTCGACGCCGTTGGTGAAGATCTCCGCGCCGAGCAGGAGGAGGACGAACGAACCGACGAGGAGAATCGTGTTCCCGAGAACCCCGGAGACGAGAGCAAGAGGGAGCCCGGACACGAGCACCGAAGTCATGGCCCCGGCTCTGCTGGGGATCGGTTAAGCGGTTTCGCTTGCGTCCGCGACGCTACACAGTGCTCGCACCGAGTACGAGAACGGCATAGAGCGCGAACGCCACGAACCCGACGTAGAGGACGCCACCGAGCAGGAACGGTGCGGGCCGGAGCTCGCGGCCGTCGGCCGACCGCACCCGGCGGTAGACCAGCCCGGCACTCACGAGCGCGAGCACGGCCGAGAGGGCGTTGAGAAAGCCCGTGGTGCCCCACTGGAGGCTGAGGTCCCACGAGGTGAACAGGATCCCGAGGGTGACGGGGATGGTGCTCTGGAAGACCATCGCGCCGGTGATGTTGCCGAGCGCGAGGGTGTCGCTCCCGCGGGCCATCCAGAGCACGCTGTTGAACGTCTCGGGGAGTTCGGTCGCCAGCGGTGCGAGCAACAACGAGACCACCGCCGCCGGCACCGAGAGCACCGTCTCGGAGAAGAACTCGATCTCGGTCACGAACAGCTGCGCGCCGAGCACGATGAACCCGAGCGCCAGGAGGGTCTGGAGCCCGACGAGGAGCGAGTGGGGGTCGCTGCCGTTGTCGCGTTCGCTCTCGATACCGGCGGCTCCGAGACCCCGCTCGACGATCTTCCCGAGGTAGTGGTCGTCCATATCGTCCCCGTCCACGAGGTCGCCGCTTCGCACGGATCGATGGACGTAGACCGCGTAGAGCCCGACGAGCACGACCGCGATCCCGACTGAAACCAGATGGGAGGGGACGAACGCCGCGGCCACCGCGAGCACGTAGGCGAACAGGAAGACGGAGAGGTCGCGCTCGGTGGACTCGGGGGGATACCGGACCGCCTCGTCGGCCTCCCGGCGACCGGCGAAGAGGTAGGCCGATGCGCCGACGAGGAACATCGCGACCGTGGCGAGCAACAGCGGCGCGCCGAGGATCGCGCCCACGCCGATGTCGTCGGCCGCGCTGCCGCCCTGGAGGATGGCGATCACGGGAATGAGGGTCTCGGGGAGGGCGGTGCCGAGCGCCGCGAGGATCGACCCGGTGGCGCTCTCGGAGATCCCGAGGCGCTGACCGAGCCACTCGACGCCGTTGGTGAAGACCTCGGCACCGACGAGCAGGAGGAGGAACGACCCCACGAGGATCCCCGCCCGGTCGAGCGGCACCGTCGCGGCCGGGAGGGAGGGCGAAGGAAACACGGCCGAATTTCGCGTCCGAGGCGATTAAGCGATCCCATCCACGGATCGCGGGGCTTTAGCCTGCGAGACGGCTGTAGCCGGTATGATCGGTATCGTCGTGAGCCGCGCCGACCGGGCGTCGAGCCACATCGGCGAACACCTCCGCGACCTCGCGGAGTGGACCACCGAGACGGACGACACACGGACCGACGCCGACGGTGGCGGCACCGTCTTTCGCAGACCTGGCTTCGAACTCCGCGAGTTCGACGCGCTCCACCTCGACATCGAGGGAGTCGCCGAAGCGTTCGACGACCCCGACCTCGTCGTGTTCGCCTCGAAACACGCCGGCGACACCGGACGGTTCCTCACGGCCCACCACACCGGGAACTTCGGCCCCGCGGAGTTCGGCGGCGAGGCGAACGCGTTCGCCGAGGCCGCACCGAACGTCCACGCCCGCGTCGTTCGTGCCCTCACTGCGCACGCCCCGGAGAGCTACGACGTCGGGATGGAGTGTACCCACCACGGCCCCACCGATGTGGGCCGGCCCTCGCTGTTCGTCGAGTTGGGAAGTTCGGAAGAGGAGTGGAACGACCCCGCGGGCGCGCGGGCGGTGGCGAAGGCTATCCTCGACCTCGACGGAACGGCCCCACACCGCGAGCGCCAGGTCGTCGGGTTCGGCGGCGGTCACTACGTCCCGCGATTCGAGCGAGTAGTGAGGAAAACCGACTGGGCGGTGGGCCACATCGGTGCGGACTGGGCGTTGGACGCGATGGGTGCCGTCGAGAACCACACCGACGCCGTCGAGCGGGCCTTCGAACGCAGCGGCGCGACCCGAGCCGTCGTCGAGGGGACGAAACCCGACCTTCGGGCGGTCATTGAGGAGCTCGGTTACCGGGTAGTGAGCGAGACGTGGCTCCGCGAGACGACCGGCGTCCCGCTCGCGCTCGTCGAACACGCCGAACGTGAGCTGGGGACCGTCGACGACGGTCTCCGGTTCGGGGAGCCGGCCCGAACGGACGGCGGTGGGTTCACGGACCCAGTGGATCCGGTCGTCGACCGCCTGCCGTCGGAACTGGTGGCCGAAGTCGAGGGTATCGACCGCGAGGGCGCTCGTGAGGTCGTCGAGCGGTACGCGCT
Encoded proteins:
- a CDS encoding NosD domain-containing protein; translation: MNALPAGSNRSQSTLAAVVLAALAVLALAVAPVGLAGAQPAGATPVNACTTIDTPGRYVLTENVTGDVADEDEACIEVTSGNVTLDGAGHSVTGTGTGHGVEVDGAQTPVTNVTVERLHANEWTVGVFLLGVDESTVRDVIANGTISGVSLAQSGESRVIDTTAYNNSIGIAVGGMSHNNTVRNAVAVQNKWGIHFERESGNNTVRNSVARNNSNWDYYGMRNRGPNTVSNLELSTATLSFTAQNVAFRSITDPPALPAGTANRGAYVEAFAAAGDSSLSLTMDDGAGGGAATLWRASQGSWSRVPGATSDGGTVSGANLTAFGVFGALSDSGNGGPANVTASDSPSVQRTMTTVPGSAATSTATPATTDATAATSVGSNATGVAAGANGSTAADESTERPGAEPGTAASDGSEADTAAPETGDAGGLLSSTVGWAKVIFAAAALVALVLLGTVVVIRRRRGRNRGF
- a CDS encoding D-aminoacyl-tRNA deacylase, with amino-acid sequence MIGIVVSRADRASSHIGEHLRDLAEWTTETDDTRTDADGGGTVFRRPGFELREFDALHLDIEGVAEAFDDPDLVVFASKHAGDTGRFLTAHHTGNFGPAEFGGEANAFAEAAPNVHARVVRALTAHAPESYDVGMECTHHGPTDVGRPSLFVELGSSEEEWNDPAGARAVAKAILDLDGTAPHRERQVVGFGGGHYVPRFERVVRKTDWAVGHIGADWALDAMGAVENHTDAVERAFERSGATRAVVEGTKPDLRAVIEELGYRVVSETWLRETTGVPLALVEHAERELGTVDDGLRFGEPARTDGGGFTDPVDPVVDRLPSELVAEVEGIDREGAREVVERYALAFDTHESGTRLADRVLLASGDDRDSIVDGFADLLEREYGSVERRNGDLVVRETAFDPAAAAKLGVPEGPKFGALADGEAVTVDSRTIPPEAVHTEHVRRLARRE
- a CDS encoding sodium:calcium antiporter, whose translation is MTSVLVSGLPLALVSGVLGNTILLVGSFVLLLLGAEIFTNGVEWLGQYLGLGDSATGSVLAAVGTALPETLIPVIAILGAYLSGEGSESASDIGVGAILGAPFLLATIAMFLVGVSVLVFSGRRDHGSEFYVNDESTQRDLFFFFVGYVLAVAAAFVTGIATVVIGAFLVFWYGLYLYRTISADDMVEGEEELDPLYLGRVVEHLGGDPATDDDGRGEDPAGWTVGLQTLIALAVIIGGAQLFVGEVSYFSNQVVSIPAAILSLLLAPFATELPEKFNSIIWIADDKDTLALGNITGAMAFQGTLPVTLGILFTTWDLTLQWGTTGFLNALSAVLALVSAAILYVRARRDTTDSMHPAPFLVGGLFYALFIGIVLYHVFVIGLSGVPTH
- the coaBC gene encoding bifunctional phosphopantothenoylcysteine decarboxylase/phosphopantothenate--cysteine ligase CoaBC, whose protein sequence is MLEGANVALGVSGSIAAVKTVELAHELRRRGATVRAVMTESAQGIVHPWAVEFATENPVVTEITGRIEHVDLCGRDGWADVLLVAPATANTVGKMAAAIDDTPVTTTATTALGAGLPVVVAPAMHEPMYDHPGVAEAIDRVESWGVSFVPPRIEEGKAKIASIDAIALATARAANDHPLAGRRVVVTSGPTSEAIDPVRTLTNRSSGKTGRAVARACYIRGANVTLVHDGPEVSSADVEPVESAAEMLAAVEGAAENADALVSAAAIGDYTVEASAEKIRSGREGLTLDLEPTPKVLDSVRESHPDLPIVGFKTETSGDDEAMVAAARKTLSRVDLAFVVANDASVMGSDRTRALVVRENGVREYDGDKSGLGARVADELVTELD
- a CDS encoding winged helix-turn-helix domain-containing protein — translated: MATELHTETEPYADDTPLTHLFGSGARVKILAALLGEEDTDLNVTDIARLAGVARSTVYDHIDELRELGVVEQTRDVGDSPMYRFDTDTDVGEYVAKLEGVALRRLLERDGHLD
- a CDS encoding sodium:calcium antiporter: MFPSPSLPAATVPLDRAGILVGSFLLLLVGAEVFTNGVEWLGQRLGISESATGSILAALGTALPETLIPVIAILQGGSAADDIGVGAILGAPLLLATVAMFLVGASAYLFAGRREADEAVRYPPESTERDLSVFLFAYVLAVAAAFVPSHLVSVGIAVVLVGLYAVYVHRSVRSGDLVDGDDMDDHYLGKIVERGLGAAGIESERDNGSDPHSLLVGLQTLLALGFIVLGAQLFVTEIEFFSETVLSVPAAVVSLLLAPLATELPETFNSVLWMARGSDTLALGNITGAMVFQSTIPVTLGILFTSWDLSLQWGTTGFLNALSAVLALVSAGLVYRRVRSADGRELRPAPFLLGGVLYVGFVAFALYAVLVLGASTV
- a CDS encoding SRPBCC family protein; protein product: MNTIDISTVVYLPPEEVYDVLIDFPRYPRYSEHLRGVDRQGDGSAGTTYDLHFAWWKLTYTARSRVTDTDPPNRIDWRVVKDIDANGHWAVEEREPPEGREHASTVHFRVEYDTDSVNPSNFDLPRLVSLSWVVEKVKPVIEREGQRVVERVVADIEGERRPVDLDIETR